Proteins found in one Ctenopharyngodon idella isolate HZGC_01 chromosome 16, HZGC01, whole genome shotgun sequence genomic segment:
- the ano10a gene encoding anoctamin-10, translated as MHLGLSFSDSDVSSFTPLVVLELAYDTKAEAITWLLNRIRDKQQNGGAELLVDQVLFPAQDGQKSNPNVFVVGSTLQRLLNGAEDVGLFKEFQDGTMRAFTYANRESFKVFEGDGQTFLSEAECQYIIKHELDTLRAKTEEHVPGYPKLKLYPGKSVVRRLQSKGVLYQYFPLHNKEDLKRLSFSWYKKIKLSFQPLDDIRCYFGEGLALYFGFLEYFTFALVPMALIGIPYYFFDWEDYDKYVLFAVFNLVWSTVFLEVWKRCSATLAYGWGTLSRKKAFEEPRPGFHGALGFNPVTGREEPVYPSSKRQLRIYLVSVPFVLLCLYLSFYVMMVYFDMENWAINIYHENPNFATSILMFVPSIIYAVVIEIMNLLYRYAAEFLTDWENHRLESSYQNHLVLKVLVFNFVNCFASLFYIAFVMQDMVLLRQSLATLLITSQILNQVMEAFLPYWLQRRRNKKAHKRMRRLMGDKELPLLEQVQLETEMNTYLGTFDDYLEQFLLFGYVSLFSCVYPLAAVLVVLNNITEVYSDAFKMCHVFKRPFSEPAANIGVWQLAFETMSVIAVVTNCALIGLSPQVHAYFPESETQLILVVVAIEHILLGFKFILAFVIPDVPKHIQVKLDKLEFDSLEALKKRKILEVAETGDTWNK; from the exons ATGCATCTTGGCTTGTCGTTTTCTGACAGTGATGTCTCTTCGTTCACCCCTCTGGTGGTCCTGGAGCTTGCTTATGACACTAAAGCAGAGGCCATCACTTGGTTACTAAACAGGATCAGAGACAAGCAGCAAAATGGAG GAGCAGAGTTGTTGGTGGATCAAGTACTGTTTCCAGCTCAGGATGGTCAGAAGTCTAATCCAAATGTCTTTGTGGTGGGTTCCACGTTACAGAGGCTCTTAAATGGAGCTGAGGATGTTGGGTTGTTTAAGGAGTTTCAAGATGGCACAATGAGAGCATTCACTTATGCCAACAGAGAAAGCTTTAAAGTCTTTGAGG GAGATGGTCAAACATTTCTCAGTGAGGCGGAGTGTCAATACATTATCAAACATGAGTTGGACACACTTAGAGCTAAGACTGAAGAGCATGTTCCAGGATACCCTAAGCTTAAGCTCTACCCTGGAAAATCAGTTG TGCGGAGATTGCAATCCAAAGGTGTCCTATACCAGTATTTCCCGCTCCATAACAAAGAAGACCTTAAGAGACTCTCCTTCTCATGGTACAAAAAGATCAAACTGTCCTTCCAGCCACTGG ATGACATCAGATGTTACTTTGGTGAGGGTCTGGCGCTCTACTTTGGATTTCTGGAGTATTTCACGTTTGCCTTGGTACCCATGGCCCTCATTGGTATCCCTTACTACTTCTTTGACTGGGAGGACTATGACAAGTACGTTCTGTTTGCTGTCTTCAACCTGGTTTGGTCTACAGTTTTCCTGGAAGTGTGGAAGAGATGCAGCGCTACGTTAGCGTACGGGTGGGGAACGCTAAGCCGCAAAAAAGCATTTGAAGAACCGAGGCCTGGATTCCATGGAGCTCTGGGGTTTAATCCAGTCACGGGGCGAGAGGAACCAGTCTACCCTAGCTCCAA GCGGCAATTGAGGATATATTTGGTATCCGTTCCTTTCGTTCTGCTGTGCCTGTATCTGTCCTTTTACGTGATGATGGTTTACTTTGACATGGAGAACTGGGCCATAAATATATACCATGAAAATCCAAACTTTGCGACCAGCATTCTGATGTTTGTTCCCAGTATCATCTATGCTGTGGTCATTGAGATCATGAACTTACTGTATCGCTATGCTGCTGAGTTTCTCACAGACTGGG AAAACCACAGATTGGAGTCATCATATCAAAACCACCTCGTGCTCAAGGTTTTGGTG tttaACTTCGTAAACTGCTTTGCCTCTCTCTTCTATATTGCCTTTGTCATGCAAGATATGGTGCTTCTGAGACAG AGTTTGGCCACCCTGCTCATAACCTCACAAATACTGAATCAAGTGATGGAGGCCTTCCTGCCATACTGGCTGCAGAGGAGGAGGAACAAGAAGGCACATAAGAGGATGAGGAGGCTGATGGGTGATAAAGAGCTCCCCCTGCTGGAACAAGTTCAGCTGGAAACTGAAATGAACACCTATCTG GGCACATTTGATGACTACCTTGAGCAGTTCCTGTTGTTTGGCTATGTGAGCCTGTTCTCCTGTGTGTATCCGCTGGCTGCTGTGCTGGTGGTGCTGAACAACATCACTGAGGTTTACTCTGACGCCTTCAAGATGTGCCATGTTTTCAAGCGTCCCTTCTCAGAACCAGCCGCGAACATCGGGGTGTGGCAG TTGGCATTCGAGACAATGAGTGTTATCGCCGTGGTGACCAACTGTGCCTTGATTGGTTTGTCCCCACAAGTGCATGCATACTTCCCCGAATCAGAGACTCAGCTGATCCTCGTTGTGGTGGCAATAGAG
- the abhd5a gene encoding 1-acylglycerol-3-phosphate O-acyltransferase ABHD5 isoform X2, whose product MAEETVLADTGSWRITDWLPSWCPTSQSQLKEAEERMLQYITSKFYRQFVHISDKNTLSTLVFKGPVENKTPLVLLHGFGSGVGLWALNVDSLSQQRPIYAFDLLGFGQSSRPHFSTDAQEAELQFVESIEQWREKLGLESMIMLGHNLGGYLAASYAITYPTRVKHLILVEPWGFPERPNTGDQDRPIPVWIKAIGAMLSPFNPLAGLRLAGPLGPTLVQTLRPDFKKKFAAMFNDNRVTEYIYHLNVQSPSGETAFKNMTIPYGWAKRPMLQRIGLIHNDIPITVIYGSRSSIDGHSGNSIKEMRPNSHVEIIAIRGAGHYVYADQPEDFNHKILHVCETIN is encoded by the exons ATGGCTGAGGAGACAGTGTTGGCGGACACGGG gtCATGGCGGATTACCGACTGGCTTCCCTCCTGGTGCCCGACATCTCAGAGCCAACTGAAGGAGGCAGAAGAAAGGATGCTGCAGT ACATCACAAGCAAGTTCTACAGGCAGTTTGTCCACATATCTGACAAGAATACACTGTCGACGTTGGTATTTAAGGGACCAGTGGAAAATAAAACCCCTCTGGTGCTGCTGCATGGATTTGGGAGTGGTGTTGGACTCTGGGCCTTGAACGTGGACTCTCTCTCTCAGCAGAGGCCCATTTACGCCTTTGACCTGCTGGGTTTTGGCCAGAGCAGCAGACCTCACTTCAGCACTGATGCCCAGGAGGCTGAGCTCCAGTTTGTGGAGTCCATCGAACAGTGGAGGGAGAAACTGGGCCTGGAAAGTATGATTATGTTGGGCCATAACCTTGGAGGATATCTGGCTGCCTCCTATGCTATTACATACCCAACCAG AGTAAAGCACCTGATTCTGGTGGAACCGTGGGGTTTTCCAGAGCGCCCTAACACAGGAGACCAAGATAGGCCTATTCCTGTGTGGATCAAAGCTATAGGGGCAATGCTGAGCCCATTCAACCCCCTCGCTGGTCTCAGGTTGGCTGGACCTTTAG GTCCCACTCTTGTGCAGACTCTGAGACCAGACTTCAAAAAGAAATTTGCAGCTATGTTTAATGACAATAGAGTCACAGAATATATCTACCATCTTAATGTCCAGAGTCCAAG CGGTGAAACAGCCTTTAAAAACATGACCATTCCATATGGCTGGGCAAAGAGGCCCATGCTGCAGAGAATTGGCCTAATTCACAACGACATCCCCATTACGGTGATCTATGGCTCACGCTCCAGCATAGATGGCCACTCCGGCAATTCAATCAAAGAAATGAGGCCAAACTCCCATGTAGAGATCATT GCCATAAGAGGTGCAGGACACTATGTGTATGCTGACCAGCCAGAGGATTTCAACCATAAGATACTTCATGTCTGTGAAACAATAAACTGA
- the abhd5a gene encoding 1-acylglycerol-3-phosphate O-acyltransferase ABHD5 isoform X1: MAEETVLADTGLAQRVLMLLGIRSLFYSVFCFLDKTLRSWRITDWLPSWCPTSQSQLKEAEERMLQYITSKFYRQFVHISDKNTLSTLVFKGPVENKTPLVLLHGFGSGVGLWALNVDSLSQQRPIYAFDLLGFGQSSRPHFSTDAQEAELQFVESIEQWREKLGLESMIMLGHNLGGYLAASYAITYPTRVKHLILVEPWGFPERPNTGDQDRPIPVWIKAIGAMLSPFNPLAGLRLAGPLGPTLVQTLRPDFKKKFAAMFNDNRVTEYIYHLNVQSPSGETAFKNMTIPYGWAKRPMLQRIGLIHNDIPITVIYGSRSSIDGHSGNSIKEMRPNSHVEIIAIRGAGHYVYADQPEDFNHKILHVCETIN, from the exons ATGGCTGAGGAGACAGTGTTGGCGGACACGGG ACTGGCACAGCGTGTACTGATGTTACTTGGTATTCGTAGTCTCTTCTACAGTGTTTTCTGTTTCTTGGACAAGACACTGAG gtCATGGCGGATTACCGACTGGCTTCCCTCCTGGTGCCCGACATCTCAGAGCCAACTGAAGGAGGCAGAAGAAAGGATGCTGCAGT ACATCACAAGCAAGTTCTACAGGCAGTTTGTCCACATATCTGACAAGAATACACTGTCGACGTTGGTATTTAAGGGACCAGTGGAAAATAAAACCCCTCTGGTGCTGCTGCATGGATTTGGGAGTGGTGTTGGACTCTGGGCCTTGAACGTGGACTCTCTCTCTCAGCAGAGGCCCATTTACGCCTTTGACCTGCTGGGTTTTGGCCAGAGCAGCAGACCTCACTTCAGCACTGATGCCCAGGAGGCTGAGCTCCAGTTTGTGGAGTCCATCGAACAGTGGAGGGAGAAACTGGGCCTGGAAAGTATGATTATGTTGGGCCATAACCTTGGAGGATATCTGGCTGCCTCCTATGCTATTACATACCCAACCAG AGTAAAGCACCTGATTCTGGTGGAACCGTGGGGTTTTCCAGAGCGCCCTAACACAGGAGACCAAGATAGGCCTATTCCTGTGTGGATCAAAGCTATAGGGGCAATGCTGAGCCCATTCAACCCCCTCGCTGGTCTCAGGTTGGCTGGACCTTTAG GTCCCACTCTTGTGCAGACTCTGAGACCAGACTTCAAAAAGAAATTTGCAGCTATGTTTAATGACAATAGAGTCACAGAATATATCTACCATCTTAATGTCCAGAGTCCAAG CGGTGAAACAGCCTTTAAAAACATGACCATTCCATATGGCTGGGCAAAGAGGCCCATGCTGCAGAGAATTGGCCTAATTCACAACGACATCCCCATTACGGTGATCTATGGCTCACGCTCCAGCATAGATGGCCACTCCGGCAATTCAATCAAAGAAATGAGGCCAAACTCCCATGTAGAGATCATT GCCATAAGAGGTGCAGGACACTATGTGTATGCTGACCAGCCAGAGGATTTCAACCATAAGATACTTCATGTCTGTGAAACAATAAACTGA
- the abhd5a gene encoding 1-acylglycerol-3-phosphate O-acyltransferase ABHD5 isoform X3, with translation MAEETVLADTGLAQRVLMLLGIRSLFYSVFCFLDKTLRSWRITDWLPSWCPTSQSQLKEAEERMLQYITSKFYRQFVHISDKNTLSTLVFKGPVENKTPLVLLHGFGSGVGLWALNVDSLSQQRPIYAFDLLGFGQSSRPHFSTDAQEAELQFVESIEQWREKLGLESMIMLGHNLGGYLAASYAITYPTRVKHLILVEPWGFPERPNTGDQDRPIPVWIKAIGAMLSPFNPLAGLRLAGPLGPTLVQTLRPDFKKKFAAMFNDNRVTEYIYHLNVQSPRP, from the exons ATGGCTGAGGAGACAGTGTTGGCGGACACGGG ACTGGCACAGCGTGTACTGATGTTACTTGGTATTCGTAGTCTCTTCTACAGTGTTTTCTGTTTCTTGGACAAGACACTGAG gtCATGGCGGATTACCGACTGGCTTCCCTCCTGGTGCCCGACATCTCAGAGCCAACTGAAGGAGGCAGAAGAAAGGATGCTGCAGT ACATCACAAGCAAGTTCTACAGGCAGTTTGTCCACATATCTGACAAGAATACACTGTCGACGTTGGTATTTAAGGGACCAGTGGAAAATAAAACCCCTCTGGTGCTGCTGCATGGATTTGGGAGTGGTGTTGGACTCTGGGCCTTGAACGTGGACTCTCTCTCTCAGCAGAGGCCCATTTACGCCTTTGACCTGCTGGGTTTTGGCCAGAGCAGCAGACCTCACTTCAGCACTGATGCCCAGGAGGCTGAGCTCCAGTTTGTGGAGTCCATCGAACAGTGGAGGGAGAAACTGGGCCTGGAAAGTATGATTATGTTGGGCCATAACCTTGGAGGATATCTGGCTGCCTCCTATGCTATTACATACCCAACCAG AGTAAAGCACCTGATTCTGGTGGAACCGTGGGGTTTTCCAGAGCGCCCTAACACAGGAGACCAAGATAGGCCTATTCCTGTGTGGATCAAAGCTATAGGGGCAATGCTGAGCCCATTCAACCCCCTCGCTGGTCTCAGGTTGGCTGGACCTTTAG GTCCCACTCTTGTGCAGACTCTGAGACCAGACTTCAAAAAGAAATTTGCAGCTATGTTTAATGACAATAGAGTCACAGAATATATCTACCATCTTAATGTCCAGAGTCCAAG GCCATAA